The genomic DNA CCTGAAAATGAACCATCCTTCCCTTGTGTCACAAGATCAATCCGGCTTTCTCACCATCGTCCATCAGATCCCCCTCTATCACACAGCAGGTCAGACGGACATGACCATCCAGTGGAGCGGGAAGAAAACCGATGATGGCCAGATCGACAGCAGCCACTGCAGAGTGATGTTCTACCTTCATCTCGGGAATCTGGACGAGACCATCGTCGACCTGCAGATTCAGCAGAGGGTCCTGCAGATCGTCGTCTGGAATGAGCACCCGGGGTTAAAGGATCTTGCCCTCGAATTCCTGCCGGCCCTCAAAAAGGGAGTGGAAGAAAACGGATATACATTTTCCTCCATACTCTTTAAAATCCCGGAATCACGTCCCGGACCCGGGACCGTGACCGATCAACACCCGGCTGGGCACAAAGGAGTGGATATCCGCATATGAGCAGGGAACAAAAGCGCAAAGCGGCAGTAGCGCTTGGGTATGACCGTACTCAGGACGGCTCTCCCCGTGTCATCGCCAAGGGGAAGGGGCTGATTGCCGAAGAGATTCTCAAAAGGGCTGAAGAGCATGACATCCCTGTCCAGGAGGATGAAACCCTCGTGGATCTCCTGGGGCAGCTTGACGTCAAGGAGTCGATCCCCGAAGAACTATACGGGGCGGTTGCCGAAGTGTTCGCTTTCATTTATCGCGTGGATAAATCATTCAGCGGAGGCAAGTAATTGGTTTTCAAGTATAATATATTCTTAAAGCGCCTTTCCTCGGCAGGCGCATCCGCCTCGCTTGAAATGTTGGAATTTTTAAATTAATATAATATTTTTAGTATAATGGTAGACATCTAATCTATCATTTTATACAATGAAAGCGCAGTCTATTTTTTGAAGAGTTCGATAGGAGGATGGAAAATGAATATCCATGAATATCAAGGTAAAGAAATCCTCAGAAATAACGGGGTATCCGTACCAAACGGTAAAGTGGCCTTCACTGCCGATGAAGCGGTTGAAGCTGCAAAGACACTCGAATCAAGTGTGTATGTAGTAAAAGCTCAGATCCATGCGGGCGGCCGCGGAAAAGCGGGCGGAGTCAAAATCGCGAAAAGCTTGGATGATGTTCGTACATATGCCGATGAACTTCTAGGAAAAACATTGGTGACACACCAAACGGGTCCTGAAGGGAAGGAAGTAAAGCGCTTACTTATCGAAGAAGGCTGCGACATCAAAAAAGAATATTATGTCGGTCTTGTTCTTGATCGTGCAACTTCACAAGTGGTGCTCATGGCATCTGAAGAAGGCGGTACTGAGATCGAAGAAGTAGCGGAACAAACACCTGAAAAAATCTTCAAAGAGTATATCGATCCTGTAGTGGGTCTTACTGGATTCCAGGCAAGACGCATTGCATTCAACATCAACATCCCGAAGGAATTGGTCGGTAAAGCAGCCAAGTTCATGCTCGGGCTTTATCAGGTATACCTGCAAAAAGACGCTTCCATTGTGGAGATCAACCCTTTAGTTGTCACGGGTGACGGCAATGTCATGGCGCTTGATGCAAAATTCAACTTTGATTCCAATGCTCTTTATCGTCAAAAAGACGTCCTTGCCCTGCGTGACCTGGAAGAGGAAGATGCAAAAGAAATCGAAGCATCAAAATATGATCTAAGCTATATCTCCCTTGACGGAAATATCGGCTGCATGGTCAATGGAGCTGGCCTTGCCATGGCCACGATGGATATCGTGAAGCACTATGGTGGAGATCCCGCCAACTTCCTTGATGTTGGGGGCGGCGCAACGGCTGAGAAAGTAACGGAAGCCTTCAAAATCATCCTTTCCGATGAAAACGTAAAAGGGATCTTCGTCAATATCTTCGGTGGAATCATGAAGTGTGACGTCATCGCAACGGGTGTCGTGGAAGCGGCGAAACAGATCGGCCTGGACGTTCCTCTTGTCGTGCGTCTTGAAGGTACGAACGTAGACCTGGGTAAAGAAATCCTGAATCAATCAGGCTTGAATATCATTGCAGCCGAATCAATGGCTGACGGCGCACAAAAAATCGTTGAGCAAGTAGGCTGAGAAAGGCGGGAGAAAAATGAGCGTATTTATTAATAAAGATACAAAAGTCATCGTACAGGGAATCACCGGTTCAACAGCGCTTTTCCACACGAAGCAAATGCTTGAGTACGGTACTCAGATCGTAGCTGGTGTGACTCCTGGTAAAGGCGGAACAGAAGTCGAAGGCGTACCTGTATTCAATACAGTCGAAGAAGCGAAAAAGGCAACCAATGCCAATGCTTCTGTCATTTATGTGCCTGCTCCGTTCGCGGCAGATGCGATCCTCGAAGCGGTTGATGCTGAACTGGATCTTGCCATCTGTATCACAGAGCATATCCCGGTACTGGATATGGTGAAGGTGAAACGCTATATGGAAGGCAAGAAGACCCGCCTGGTCGGTCCTAACTGTCCTGGTGTCATCACACCGGATGAATGTAAGATCGGGATCATGCCTGGTTATATCCATACAAAAGGTCACGTGGGCGTGGTTTCCCGCTCCGGTACATTGACGTATGAGGCGGTTCATCAGCTTTCACAAGCCGGCATCGGTCAAACGACGGCAGTCGGAATCGGCGGAGACCCGGTCAATGGAACGGACTTCATCGATGTGTTGAAAGCCTTCAACGAAGATGAAGAAACGTATGCTGTCATCATGATCGGTGAAATTGGTGGAACAGCAGAAGAAGAAGCGGCTGAGTGGGTCAAAGCGAATATGACCAAACCGGTTGTCGGATTCATCGGTGGACGCACTGCGCCTCCAGGAAAGCGTATGGGACATGCAGGGGCAATCATTTCAGGTGGGAAAGGGACGGCAGACGAAAAGATCCGCGTCATGAATGAGTGCGGAATCGAAGTGGCGCCGACTCCATCCGACATGGGAGAAACCCTCATATCCGTCCTGAAGGACAAAGGCATTTACGATAAATGTAAAACTCATTAATCAAGAGGGAAGGGCTGATGGACTCAGCCCTTTTTCCCTTACCCATAAAAGGAGGTCCTTTCACTGAAAAGACGTGAAGCGTTATTCCGCCTGTCCCACTGCCGAGAGATCGGCATTACCCGAAAATTAAAGCTGCTTTCCTCCCTTCAACACCCTTCACCCGCCCTACCCTCCATCGCTCAACTACAACATCTGCTTTCCATCCCTTTTGACAAAGCAACAAAACTCCATAAAGAATTCCATTCCATCCCCTATGCCAGACTCAAACTGCTTTATGCCGATAAAGGGATTGAATGGTTGACCATCCATGATGAAGAATACCCTGACCTGCTAAAGGAAGTCTATGATCCACCCCTGCTCCTGTTCTGCAAGGGGAGGACCGAACTGCTACACACCCCTATGAAACTAGCTATCATCGGGGCAAGAAAGTGCACCCCCTACACTGGAAAGGTCCTCACCCGGCTCATCCCATCCCTCTCCCAACACTGCGTAACGGTCATATCGGGGCTTGCCCGGGGTGCTGATACGATTGCCCATGAAACCACTATCCGCAGCGGTGGAAAAACCATCGGTGTCATTGCAGGGGGCTTCGACCATATTTATCCGAAGGAAAACGCGGCCCTTGCCAGCCACATGATGGACCACCATCTTATGATCAGTGAATATCCTCCCGATACAAGACCGGAAAAGTGGCAGTTCCCACTGCGGAACCGGATCATCAGCGGCTTGAGTCATGCCGTACTGGTGACGGAGGCACAGCGGAAAAGCGGTACGTATAGTACGGCAGATTATGCACTGAACGAGGGGAGAGATGTGTTCTGCATCCCTGGTCCGCTATTCGCACCCATGTCCGAAGGGACGAACAGCCTCATTCAGGAGGGGGCCAGAATGGTGATTTCAGCAGAGGATATCCTTCAGGAATTATCGCAGTCCTAGTGGTCACCGGTCCGTATGGCGTGATGATTTAACAGGTTTTTGTACAAAATGGTTGCATTTATGATGAAACTGTTATACATTTTGCATCAGGTATCAAAAACAATAGAAGAGAGACATAATGAAGAAATCGGATCCCCGTTTCAGCTCTGCAACGATTGCTGAAAACGTTTCCCTTACCTGTCTGGTGGAGGGAGATTTAGGGAATTAAGATTGAAAAAGGATCATTTTCCTCTTTAAGGAGGCCCATGAATGGCAGATTATCTGGTAATCGTAGAATCGCCAGCAAAGGCAAAAACAATCGAGCGTTACTTAGGAAAAAAATATAAAGTGCGTGCATCCATGGGGCATATCAGGGATTTACCGAAGTCCCAGATGGGTGTCGACGTTGAACACGAATTCGAACCGAAATATATCACCATCCGCGGGAAAGGCCCCGTCTTGAAAGAATTGAAAACCGCTGCGAAAAAAGTGAAGAAAATCTATCTCGCAGCTGACCCCGATAGGGAAGGGGAAGCCATAGCATGGCACCTCGCCCATAGTCTGGACATTGATGTCGCATCGGATTGCCGTGTTGTATTCAATGAAATCACGAAGGATGCCATCAAGGAGTCATTCAAGCACCCGAGGGCCATCAATATGGATCTTGTCGATGCACAGCAGGCAAGAAGGATCCTCGACCGCCTAGTCGGTTACAATATCAGCCCGCTTTTATGGAAAAAAGTGAAGAAGGGGCTGAGCGCTGGACGGGTCCAGTCGGTTGCAGTCCGATTGATCATCGACAGGGAAAATGAAATCAAAGAGTTCACACCTGAAGAATATTGGTCCATCGATGCTCAGTTCAAAAAAGGGAAAGACAGCTTTTCGGCAGCATTCTACGGGATCGATGGCAAAAAAGTGGAACTGAAGAATGAAGATGAAGTGAAAGAAGTCCTTTCACAGATGAAAGGAAAGTCATTCTCTGTTGACAAGGTAACCAAAAAGGAACGGAAGCGCAATCCAGCACCTCCATTCACCACTTCCTCCCTTCAGCAGGAAGCGGCCCGTAAGCTCAACTTCAGGGCGAAAAAGACCATGATGCTCGCCCAGCAGCTCTATGAAGGAATCGAGATGGGCGGCAAGGAAGGGACCGTCGGTTTCATCACCTATATGAGAACCGATTCGACCAGGATTTCCGAAGTCGCTCAAAAAGAAGCCGGTGAGTACATCGTCGGAAAATACGGGGAGGAGTTCCTCAAAACCAGTCCCCGTAAGGAAAAGAAACAACAGAAAGCCCAAGACGCCCATGAAGCCATCCGGCCTACCAGCACCCTGAGGGATCCGTCTTCGGTGAAGGAATTCCTGTCACGGGATCAGCACCGGCTCTATAAGCTGATCTGGGAACGGTTCGTATCTAGTGAAATGGCACCAGCCGTCATGGATACGATGAGTGTGGACCTGGTCAATGGAGGAGTATTCTTCCGGGCGACGGGCTCAAAAGTGAAATTCCCTGGATTCATGAAGGTCTACGTAGAAGGATCGGATGACCAGAAGGAAGAGAAGGACAATATCCTTCCCGCCCTCAAAGAAGGGGATAAAGTCACCTCCGAAGCCATCGACCCGAATCAGCATTTCACCCAGCCGCCTCCAAGATACACCGAGGCCAGACTCGTCAAGACCCTTGAAGAGTTGGGGATCGGTCGTCCGTCCACATATGCACCGACATTGGATACCATCCAGAGAAGGGGATATGTATCCCTTGATAACAAGCGGTTTATCCCTACCGAACTCGGGGAGATCGTCCTCGAGCTTGTACGGGAATTCTTCCCCGATATCATCGACGTGGAATTTACCGCCAATATGGAAAAAAGCCTGGATGATATCGAAGAGGGCAATGAAAAATGGGAAAAAATCATCGAGCATTTCTATAAAGATTTCGAGAAGCATCTGGAAATCGCCGAGAATGAAATGGAAAAAGTCGAGATCCGGGATGAGCCGGCCGGTGAAGACTGTGAAGAATGCGGCCATCCGATGGTATTCAAAATGGGACGCTACGGAAAATTCATGGCGTGCAGCAACTTCCCTGACTGTCGCAACACGAAGCCGATCGTCAAGGAAATCGGCGTGAAATGTCCGAAGTGCGAAAAAGGGAATATCATTGAGAGGAAGAGCAAGAAGAAGCGAATCTTCTACGGATGTGATCAATATCCGGAATGCGACTTCCTTTCCTGGGATAAGCCGATTGAACGGAAATGTCCGAAATGTTCCGAAATGCTCGTGGAGAAGAAGCTCAAAAAAGGAAATCAGATCCAATGTGTCAACTGCGATTATAAGGAAGAAGAACAAAAGTAATCGGAGGGTCATTCTTCCTATTGAAGAATGGATTCCAAAAGCATAGAATAAACAAGGGACTGTCCTGAAAGCTCAATGCCATTCAGGTCAGTTCTTTTGTTGTTTCCACCTTATACATAAATTTACAAAATACTTAAAACTTTTTTATTTTACGCAATTGGTGTACAATTCTTCATGGTGGATGACCAGCCCGTTGGCCCCGTTTTAAGGGGTTGAATGTAAAAAGGTCCCCCAATGGGATAAACAATTCAGAACTTTGTGAAAAAAGGGTGAAATGAATTGCAAGCCCCAGGGGGTTGTGTTACTATTTAGTAGCCCTTGTGAGGTGTTTAACGAATGAATGAAGAACGTTCACTACAATCCTTTATCGATTATCTGAAAATAGAGAAGCATTATTCTTCTTATACATTTGAACATTATCGTCATGATATTGAAGAGTTTTACGTATTTATGAAAGAACAGGGTTTAGGTTCTTTGAAAGATGTCGAGTATTCTGATGCAAGGCTGTTTTTGACCAAACTCCATGATCAAGGTTTGAAAAGAGCTTCTGTCGCGAGGAAAGTATCGAGCATAAGAAGCTTTTATCGTTTCCTGAACAGGGAAGCCCGTGTCCTTGAGAACCCTTTTTCTTATGTGAATCTTCCGAAGCGGGAGCAGAGGCTGCCGAAGTTTTTTTATGAAGAAGAAATACAAGCACTCCTTGATGCCTGTGGGGATTCCACTCCCCTCGAGATCAGGAACAGGGCACTATTCGAGCTGCTGTACGCAACCGGCATGAGGGTAAGTGAATGCTCGGGTCTTACGTTGGATGATCTGGATTTCTCCCTATCGATCCTGCTGGTCCGGGGAAAAGGTGGCAAGGAGAGGTACGTACCGTTCGGGAGTTTTGCCCATGATGCACTGGAGGAATACATAAACCGATCGAGGACGTCTTTGGCCAATCATGCGTCAGAGAAACACCTCTTCCTGAATCATCGGGGAGGTCCGTTGACGCAAAGGGGGATCAGGCTGATCCTGACCAAGCTGATCGACAAAGCCTCCCTGACCAGAAAGATTCACCCTCATATGCTCAGGCACACATTCGCCACGCATCTATTGAATAACGGGGCGGACCTGAGGGCCGTGCAGGATCTCCTTGGGCACGCCTCTCTTTCTTCCACCCAGGTGTATACGCATGTATCGAAAGACCAATTGAGGAAGTCATACCTCGCGCATCATCCACGTGCATAATGGAGAAGGGAATGAGTAGGATGGAACAATTTCATGCAACAACGATATTCGCCGTTCAACATAACGGTCAGTGTGCCATGAGCGGTGACGGTCAGGTGACATTCGGTAATTCGGTCGTCATGAAACATACGGCCAGGAAAGTAAGGAAGCTTTTCAATGGCAAGGTTCTTGCAGGATTCGCCGGATCGGTTGCCGATGCCTTCACACTTTCCGAAATGTTTGAAGGGAAGCTCCAGGAATTCAACGGGAATCTACCGAGGGCTGCCGTCGAGCTTGCGAAGCAATGGAGAAGCGACAAAATCCTGAGAAAGCTTGAAGCCATGCTTATCGTGATGGACCAGGACCACCTTTTGTTGATTTCGGGTACCGGGGAAGTCATCGAACCGGATGACGGAATCCTTGCTATCGGCTCAGGGGGCAATTATGCCCTTTCTGCGGGACGCGCATTGAAGCAATATGCCGGTGAGCACCTGACGGCAAAGGAAATTGCCCGGTCATCCCTGAATATTGCAGCTGAAATTTGCGTTTATACGAATAGTCAAATCATTGTTGAAGAGCTTTGATATAGATTCCCGTATGGGGCAAAGGAGTGTGTAGAGAATGAAGAATTCGGAACATTTAACGCCGAGGCAGATCGTTGAGCGTCTCGATCAATTCATCATCGGTCAAAAGGATGCCAAGAGGGCTGTAGCAGTCGCTCTTCGCAACAGATACCGGAGAAGTCTTCTCTCAGATGAGTTGCGGGACGAAGTGATCCCGAAGAATATCCTGATGATGGGTCCTACGGGAGTCGGGAAAACCGAGATAGCCAGAAGGATCGCGAAGCTGGTGCGTGCACCGTTTGTTAAGGTGGAAGCAACGAAATTCACTGAAGTTGGTTATGTAGGACGAGATGTCGAATCGATGGTCAGGGACCTGGTGGAAACATCGGTGCGTCTTGTGAAGGAAGAGAAGATGGCGGGTGTGCAAGAGGCCGCTAGAAAAAATGCCGATCAGCGTCTCGTCGAACTGGTCGTTCCTTCAAAGAAAAAGTCCTCATCCTATAAAAACCCTTTCGAAATGATCTTCGGAGGGAATCAAACCCAATCTTCTGATGATGATCAGGATAAGCAGGAAGAAATGTCCCTCCAGGAAAAAAGGAAGGTCATTGAGGAAAAGCTTCGCAACGGTGAACTGGAAGAAGAGTTCGTTACCATCGAGGTGGAAGAGCAGCAGGCATCGATGTTCGATATGCTGCAAGGGTCCGGAATGGAACAGATGGGGATGAATATGCAGGATGCCTTGAGCAATCTTGTACCTAAAAAGAAAAAGAAGAGGAAGCTCAAGGTGAAGGAAGCCCGTGCCGTCCTGACGAGTGAAGAGGCCCAAAAGCTGATCGACATGGATGAAGTGACGCAGGATGCCGTCCTCAGGGCAGAGCAGTCCGGGATCATTTTCATCGATGAGATCGACAAGATCGCGAGCAAGAGTTCCGGTCAGTCGTCAGCCGATGTGTCGAGGGAGGGTGTACAGCGTGATATCCTGCCGATCGTCGAGGGTTCCACAATCGTAACCAAGTATGGTTCCGTGAAAACGGATCACGTCCTGTTCATCGCAGCCGGTGCTTTCCATATGAGCAAACCGTCTGACCTCATTCCGGAACTTCAGGGGCGTTTCCCGATCAGAGTCGAGCTTCAGAAGCTGTCCACGGATGACTTCGTGAAGATTCTGGTTGAACCTGATAATGCGATCATCAAGCAATATATTGCGTTACTGGAAACAGAAGGTATACAAATCGAATTTTCTGACGATGCTATTCGTAGACTCGCCGAAATCGCCTATGACGTGAACCAGGAAACAGATAACATCGGTGCAAGAAGGCTCCATACCATCATGGAGAAACTACTTGAAGATCTATCGTTCGAAGCGCCAGATATATCGATGGGAACCGTTTCAATCACTCCGGGCTATGTCGACGAAAAACTGAAGGCCATCGCAAAAGATAAGGATCTTAGCCAATTTATTCTATAAGTTTTTTTTAGATTGAATATGGGTAAAGAACCATGAATTCATCCCAATATATATTGAAGAAGAAACACTTTAGCCGTAGTAGGAGGAAATCGTATGAATTTACTAGCGAAAACAAGAACCATTAATGCCATGCTGCAAA from Rossellomorea marisflavi includes the following:
- the xerC gene encoding tyrosine recombinase XerC; translation: MNEERSLQSFIDYLKIEKHYSSYTFEHYRHDIEEFYVFMKEQGLGSLKDVEYSDARLFLTKLHDQGLKRASVARKVSSIRSFYRFLNREARVLENPFSYVNLPKREQRLPKFFYEEEIQALLDACGDSTPLEIRNRALFELLYATGMRVSECSGLTLDDLDFSLSILLVRGKGGKERYVPFGSFAHDALEEYINRSRTSLANHASEKHLFLNHRGGPLTQRGIRLILTKLIDKASLTRKIHPHMLRHTFATHLLNNGADLRAVQDLLGHASLSSTQVYTHVSKDQLRKSYLAHHPRA
- the sucC gene encoding ADP-forming succinate--CoA ligase subunit beta — protein: MNIHEYQGKEILRNNGVSVPNGKVAFTADEAVEAAKTLESSVYVVKAQIHAGGRGKAGGVKIAKSLDDVRTYADELLGKTLVTHQTGPEGKEVKRLLIEEGCDIKKEYYVGLVLDRATSQVVLMASEEGGTEIEEVAEQTPEKIFKEYIDPVVGLTGFQARRIAFNINIPKELVGKAAKFMLGLYQVYLQKDASIVEINPLVVTGDGNVMALDAKFNFDSNALYRQKDVLALRDLEEEDAKEIEASKYDLSYISLDGNIGCMVNGAGLAMATMDIVKHYGGDPANFLDVGGGATAEKVTEAFKIILSDENVKGIFVNIFGGIMKCDVIATGVVEAAKQIGLDVPLVVRLEGTNVDLGKEILNQSGLNIIAAESMADGAQKIVEQVG
- the hslV gene encoding ATP-dependent protease subunit HslV; its protein translation is MEQFHATTIFAVQHNGQCAMSGDGQVTFGNSVVMKHTARKVRKLFNGKVLAGFAGSVADAFTLSEMFEGKLQEFNGNLPRAAVELAKQWRSDKILRKLEAMLIVMDQDHLLLISGTGEVIEPDDGILAIGSGGNYALSAGRALKQYAGEHLTAKEIARSSLNIAAEICVYTNSQIIVEEL
- the topA gene encoding type I DNA topoisomerase, which encodes MADYLVIVESPAKAKTIERYLGKKYKVRASMGHIRDLPKSQMGVDVEHEFEPKYITIRGKGPVLKELKTAAKKVKKIYLAADPDREGEAIAWHLAHSLDIDVASDCRVVFNEITKDAIKESFKHPRAINMDLVDAQQARRILDRLVGYNISPLLWKKVKKGLSAGRVQSVAVRLIIDRENEIKEFTPEEYWSIDAQFKKGKDSFSAAFYGIDGKKVELKNEDEVKEVLSQMKGKSFSVDKVTKKERKRNPAPPFTTSSLQQEAARKLNFRAKKTMMLAQQLYEGIEMGGKEGTVGFITYMRTDSTRISEVAQKEAGEYIVGKYGEEFLKTSPRKEKKQQKAQDAHEAIRPTSTLRDPSSVKEFLSRDQHRLYKLIWERFVSSEMAPAVMDTMSVDLVNGGVFFRATGSKVKFPGFMKVYVEGSDDQKEEKDNILPALKEGDKVTSEAIDPNQHFTQPPPRYTEARLVKTLEELGIGRPSTYAPTLDTIQRRGYVSLDNKRFIPTELGEIVLELVREFFPDIIDVEFTANMEKSLDDIEEGNEKWEKIIEHFYKDFEKHLEIAENEMEKVEIRDEPAGEDCEECGHPMVFKMGRYGKFMACSNFPDCRNTKPIVKEIGVKCPKCEKGNIIERKSKKKRIFYGCDQYPECDFLSWDKPIERKCPKCSEMLVEKKLKKGNQIQCVNCDYKEEEQK
- the sucD gene encoding succinate--CoA ligase subunit alpha, coding for MSVFINKDTKVIVQGITGSTALFHTKQMLEYGTQIVAGVTPGKGGTEVEGVPVFNTVEEAKKATNANASVIYVPAPFAADAILEAVDAELDLAICITEHIPVLDMVKVKRYMEGKKTRLVGPNCPGVITPDECKIGIMPGYIHTKGHVGVVSRSGTLTYEAVHQLSQAGIGQTTAVGIGGDPVNGTDFIDVLKAFNEDEETYAVIMIGEIGGTAEEEAAEWVKANMTKPVVGFIGGRTAPPGKRMGHAGAIISGGKGTADEKIRVMNECGIEVAPTPSDMGETLISVLKDKGIYDKCKTH
- the dprA gene encoding DNA-processing protein DprA; translation: MEWLTIHDEEYPDLLKEVYDPPLLLFCKGRTELLHTPMKLAIIGARKCTPYTGKVLTRLIPSLSQHCVTVISGLARGADTIAHETTIRSGGKTIGVIAGGFDHIYPKENAALASHMMDHHLMISEYPPDTRPEKWQFPLRNRIISGLSHAVLVTEAQRKSGTYSTADYALNEGRDVFCIPGPLFAPMSEGTNSLIQEGARMVISAEDILQELSQS
- the hslU gene encoding HslU--HslV peptidase ATPase subunit gives rise to the protein MKNSEHLTPRQIVERLDQFIIGQKDAKRAVAVALRNRYRRSLLSDELRDEVIPKNILMMGPTGVGKTEIARRIAKLVRAPFVKVEATKFTEVGYVGRDVESMVRDLVETSVRLVKEEKMAGVQEAARKNADQRLVELVVPSKKKSSSYKNPFEMIFGGNQTQSSDDDQDKQEEMSLQEKRKVIEEKLRNGELEEEFVTIEVEEQQASMFDMLQGSGMEQMGMNMQDALSNLVPKKKKKRKLKVKEARAVLTSEEAQKLIDMDEVTQDAVLRAEQSGIIFIDEIDKIASKSSGQSSADVSREGVQRDILPIVEGSTIVTKYGSVKTDHVLFIAAGAFHMSKPSDLIPELQGRFPIRVELQKLSTDDFVKILVEPDNAIIKQYIALLETEGIQIEFSDDAIRRLAEIAYDVNQETDNIGARRLHTIMEKLLEDLSFEAPDISMGTVSITPGYVDEKLKAIAKDKDLSQFIL
- a CDS encoding EscU/YscU/HrcU family type III secretion system export apparatus switch protein, translating into MSREQKRKAAVALGYDRTQDGSPRVIAKGKGLIAEEILKRAEEHDIPVQEDETLVDLLGQLDVKESIPEELYGAVAEVFAFIYRVDKSFSGGK